The window TAGTAATTTCAGTAACAACACCTGACCCTACTGTACGTCCACCTTCACGAATTGAGAAACGAGTTCCTGTTTCGATAGCTATTGGAGAAATAAGTTCTACGTTGATTGCTACATTATCACCAGGCATTACCATTTCTGTACCTTCTGGTAAAGTAACAACACCTGTTACGTCAGTTGTACGGAAATAGAATTGAGGGCGATAGTTTGTGAAGAATGGAGTGTGACGTCCACCTTCTTCTTTTGATAATACATATACATCAGCTACGAATTGAGTATGTGGAGTAATTGTTTTAGGAGCTGCTAAAACTTGTCCACGTTCGATATCTTCACGAGCAACACCACGTAATAATGCACCGATGTTATCTCCTGCTTCAGCATAATCTAATAATTTACGGAACATTTCAACTCCTGTTACAGTTGTTGAAGATGGTTCTTCAGTTAATCCAACGATTTCTACTACATCTCCAACTTTAACTTGTCCACGTTCAACACGTCCAGTAGCAACTGTTCCACGTCCAGTGATTGAGAATACATCTTCTACTGGCATCATGAATGGTTTAGCATTGTCACGTTCTGGAGTTGGGATATATTCGTCAACAACGTTCATTAATTCAACTACTTTATCTTCCCAAGCTTCTTCACCTTCAAGAGCTTTAAGAGCTGAACCATGAATTACTGGTACATCATCTCCGTCAAATCCG of the Gemella sp. zg-570 genome contains:
- the tuf gene encoding elongation factor Tu, coding for MAKEKFDRSKTHANIGTIGHVDHGKTTLTAAIATVLAKRSGKGEAKSYDAIDNAPEERERGITINTSHIEYETESRHYAHVDCPGHADYVKNMITGAAQMDGAILVIAATDGPMAQTREHILLSRNVGVPKIVVFLNKCDMVDDEELLELVEMEVRELLSEYGFDGDDVPVIHGSALKALEGEEAWEDKVVELMNVVDEYIPTPERDNAKPFMMPVEDVFSITGRGTVATGRVERGQVKVGDVVEIVGLTEEPSSTTVTGVEMFRKLLDYAEAGDNIGALLRGVAREDIERGQVLAAPKTITPHTQFVADVYVLSKEEGGRHTPFFTNYRPQFYFRTTDVTGVVTLPEGTEMVMPGDNVAINVELISPIAIETGTRFSIREGGRTVGSGVVTEITK